The following is a genomic window from Paenibacillus sp. FSL R5-0766.
CGGGTAAGAGCCCGGATTGGAAAAATACTGTTCAATAATATACTCATCCTCAGTAATCCACTGAATACTTTGGGTACGAGCGCGATAAGGAGAATCATAGGAACGAATCCGTTTAAGGGTCTTCAGATCATAAACTTGTACCTTGGACGACTCCATTTTACTATCCAGACCGTTCTCTGTTACCAGAACCAATGTTTTTCTTTCGGGTGAGATAAATGAATGCACATAGCCCACTCGCTCTTTAATCAGTGTGGTTTTTTTGCCATTTTTGGTTACAACCACAGTCCAGTCTGATTTCCGATCCCTCGTGTTACCTTGAGAAACATTTAGATGAACATCTGCACTTACCTGAAAAGCTTTAGTAGACAAGCCTGTCTTCTGGTCAGGCTTCATCCACAAGTCACTTACTTTGGCCTTCTTCCCCTTTATACCGCCATAATCAAGATAGTGACAGTCTAAAGTATCTGTACAATATACCCCAAAATTACGGGTTTGTGGAATCGGTGATACCACATATTTAGTATCTGTAAAATCCCTTTCCAGCAAAATATTTCCGCGAGTGTATACTTTTTTTCCTGTGACCATGGAATAGTAGTTGGATTTAGGAACGTTTTTCTCGTAGATCGTATAATATATTCCGATTTGAGGTTCCAAGTAGATACGGTTTTCTCCCTCATGGACTTTGCGAAGTGTGTTCGAGCTATAGTCATACTCATACAAAACGTAATAATGCTGCTTATCATCCGTGGCATAATAAGTTATGTATCCTTTTAATCCTGCTGGTGTGTCACTAACAATAGGATCATACTGATGGGAAGTTGTCGTCAGACCGGTATGTATACTAGGAAGGATAGCTGGATCAGTAAAATGGTGCTCATTTTCTTTGATTTCACCTGTATCAAAACTTGTTCGAAGCGTAGTCACGGCCACCTCCGTGCCTCTGACTGCAAAACGAATGTTGTGTTGCACCCGATCTTTGGATGAAATGGATCGCTCTGCGTTCTGTGCGGTTTGAACTATTGAAGTGGACGCTGAGACTGTGAATTCCGACATGCTAAGTATAAAAATTGAAACTAAACTAACGATGAGCCATTTGGATACTCTGGACATACTTAACTCCTTCTCTGTGCAATGGATTTGGTTGAGACTCGTTAAGTATAGAACTTTTGATCTAAATATTCATTACTTTTTCTTCCATCTTCTGGCCCTAATGGAACACTCCAAAGGACGGAGACAGATCTATTCATTTATCTGTCAACTGCCCTTTAGACTCCACTAAATCTCTTTCTAAGTATGGGATGCTACCGCTTAATAGCTGTTTCGGTTAATCCATCAAACCTTTAGATCAGCCAAACGAATAACCCTGCGATAGACCATTGCATCCATCAAATCCTCCCAGTCGAGTTCACTGGCATTGACGTCTCGATAATACACGGCAGCAGCAGGCAAGGAACCAACCAACGGGCCTGTTCCACCACATATCAGGCTACCGCCGTCTCCGCCTTTGGGCATCACATCTCCAACCGAATCCAGTGTAAGCTCATACTTGTAGGGATCACCGGCAAATTGCACTCCGAAGAAATTTGGCAGTTCCAGATCATAAGGACAATCATCCTTTTCTTCAACCCGTGAAGAGGCCGTCTCTGCCAATCCATCCACAATTTCATCCACGCCTTCCAGACTTCCAAAGTGCTTTAATCTCATCGTATAGTCGAAGCTGTCACCCCAGGGAAATAACGTGCGACAACCGCCGCCATAGATGTACTCCCATTCGTCTTCGGTCAGCAAACCAAAACCCGCCGCAGCTTCCTCCCTCACAACGTCTTCCAACTCTATTCCTTCGTTGAACCACAGAACTCGGACTTCATCCTCACTTTGGCGAATCAGACTGAATTGTTGATGCAATTCATATTCACGTATTTCCGATTGCTTAAACTGCTCCAGTGCTGACGGGAAATCAGGATTTTCCTGTGCAAATGCTTCCTCATTGGACACTTCAATCCAGCCAAGTGAGATCAGTTCACATTCAACAAGCATCGGCGCAATGTTGACCGTTCTTACAGGTGACATTTGACTCGCCAGAAACGAATCCACGTCCTCCACACCATACTCACTGACCGTTTCATGCAGGTCGGCAGAGGTCTCTTCGTTCATACCATACTGCCAACGATCCCAGCCGAGTGTTACTTGATCCCCAGGCACAAACACAAATCTTAGCCCATCCTCCGTAAATACACCTGTCTCCATCCGATGACCAAATCGTTCAAATGTCTCGAGACCCTCATATACCATACCGTCTGGTAACTGACGAACAAGCTTACGCATCCAAGCCTCTTTGTCCTGAGCATTCAACGCCTGCCATATGTCTCGTCTCAATGCCTCCACAACTTCACCCACCTCTCCTTATGCACTTTCACTTCTCTAAAATGCTTTACTGGCTGGCACAGCACAATCTTACTTGTGTTGTTTACATTTTTATTTCCCTGCGGCCTGCAACAGTTCCAGCAATAATTCCTTCCGTCTCCCTTCCGCTTTGCGAGCTAGCGTTGTTAGCTTCTCCACCTTGCCAAAGATTGGATAGAGTACACGTTCCGCTTCATAATGCTCAAGTTTTTGAATCTGTCTAACCAGCAGTTCGAGTATTTCCTCATTCTCCAGCTCGGGCTGAATCTTCAGCTTCAGACTATCGGTCGAACGACGCAAGCTGGCGACTAACGCAGGTATGGCTTGAGCCGTTACACCCTGTTTTTCCACAAATGCCGCAATGAACTTATCCTGAATCAACTGATGCTCATCATCCACTTCGCCCATGTAATATTCAACCAGCGGGAAATACCGCTCATCCACAAGCCCCAGCCCAAAGGTTGCATAACTGCCTGGCATACAGCTTTTCTCTCCCTCGGTATCCTCGTAAAACTCGAACTCCTGGATAGCCTCACGCGCATACTCTTCCAGGAGTGGATGCAGCTCCGGGTACTCCAGTGCATTGGCAAAGAATCGGTGGGTATCCGACTTCGCAAGTCCTTTGATCGGCAAATACTGCTTTACGGCAGATTTGAGCTTGATCTTATAACCTTTCGGAAAGCCCTGTTTCAATAAATGAGTGATAAAGGTAAGTGCCTGCCGATAGGCACCCGGCTCTTCCTTACGAATGTGAATGGTCATCAGTGCAAATACATCATTTGCTTTGCATTCTACTTCTTCCGTTTTCACATGAATATCGTCCTTCGCATACGTTCCGCTACCTTCTGTCATCATCCGTGCCGCACGACGGCTACCCAGCTGCTTCGCGAGTTCCAGAAAAGTCACACCTTTGGGTTTGCTATAACTCGGCTCAAAACGTAGAATCATGACCGCCGCGTATAACAGCAGATCGATTGGTTGAGACTCGGATGTTTGCTGCTCCCCATGCTCGTCCAAATGTTGGTCTGTCTGTGTTTCAATGTTCGATTGAAGCGTTGCTCCGGGCTTAAGTGAATATTCATTGGTACGATAAGGCGAAGACTGAACATCATAATACTGTGGCAAAAACTGATTCTCCGCCCATGCCGTCACTGCACGAGTAATCTCACCACGATGTTCCGCCAGTGCATCCGGACGCCCCTGATTCAACTCTTGAATCCCGTCATACAGCCTGATGGTCCATGCTACATCCAACTCCGGGAACAGCTTTGGATCGAGCAGATGACTCGTCAAAAAGAAGGATTCCAATGGCTTCGTTGGATATGTACTGTTCTCCAGATTCTTGTCTACATAGGTATGAATACGCTCAAGGAGCAGCTGTCTTTTCTCTTCGTTGATCCATTCCAATAAAGTCAGTTGCAGCTTGCCTTCGGTTGTTGGAAATTTCCCGCGGAAAGTAAAGCGGTAGTCAATCAACGGAGTATCTGCCAGCTTGTCCAATCTGCCCTGAACAACCTCTACAAGCTTAGGCCCGATCTCGTTACGTACCTGTTCCTCGGTAAAAGCTCCTGCCTGCTTTGATTTCACATCATCATCCAAACCCAGATCCAGGCTGTCTACCGTGGTCCGTCCAGGTCTGTAATCCAGCACAATATCATTAAAAATACCCATTTGCAGCGTGGTTCGCTTAACAACACTTTCCAAGTCATCCCGCTTTTCCTGTTCATCAAACCATTCATGAATCGTCGTTATCATCTCTTCCATCGCCTGATCATAAAGTGTACTCATCTGATCTCCTGCCTTCCCATGCATCTAATGATGTTCATCAACCACACTTGAACTTTTGTGAATCCCGGACCAGCCCAAGACATCTATGTTATAAATACGTATTAATGTTCGTATACTCCCTATTATTTTACTCTCTCAAGTACACCCGGAACAATAAGGCTTACGCACGGTTGCTTGCTAGTCAAAGAGATCTACGGATTCCTTTTTTTTCATATCTATGTACGCTCTCGGCATGCCCTCGCTATCATCATCCCCACGTTGTATAATCATTGTATTCCTTTTCAGGAGGTCCGACGAAATGAGCTACAGCAAATACTTCCCCTTGGAAAACTATTTGAATCAAGTTTCAATCACCCTTACATATGCAGAGCTTGAGGAGATTCTTGGATTTACGTTACCCCCTACAGCGTATAATCGCGAACAATGGTGGGTGAATAATTCCAATAATCATACACAGGCACTATCCTGGTTAAATGCCGGATGGAAGGTGGAAAATGTGATTCTAGGAAAACAAGTAACTTTTGTCCGCTGCGAGTCATAATCGATCTGTACGATATAGATTGAACTAAAGGTTATTCACACTTACCACTCCAATGACAGAACAACCTTCCGATCACTGTTATCCCCAGATTTTTTTCATTCACTCTTACAAAGGTAAAAATCTATGGATAAAGGCGACCGCTTCGCTTCTTCAGGTTATTTCTGCCCTCTTCGTTCTCGTGTGAATGTTTTAGTTCAATATATATAGATTATTGGTATCCACTTCATAGGCTCTATTTTTCTTATCCTTGTTGTTTTTTGTTATTAAAATGTCTACTAAAAAAGCAGGGTAGACTGATGAATTCATCAGTTCTCCCCTGCTTTGTAAATTAATTTACTGTCTTATACCACTCGTTCACTTCGGCGGTAATATCATCGCCACCCATGGACTTCCACTTCGTCACAAACGCATCAAATTCCTCAATGCCTACCTGACCATAGATGATCTTGCTGAACGTATCTTTCTCCAACTTGTCGATCGCGTCCTTCTTCATTTTCATCGTCTCGGTTGGTGCTCCCGTGAACTTGTTCTTGATCGCGTTATCTTTATTCGCAACGACGACTTCAGCGGCTACAAACACTTCCGGTTTGTTGGCAATCTTCGTATTTTTCTCAAAAGGAGTCTCCGGTTCTTTGCCCTTCGCAAGTTCCGCCAGCGTATCCATCATGAGATTCGGAATCCGCGCACCGTCATACGTAATCGTATATTTGAGTGGTGATACGCCGTCCTTCACTTCAGCTTCACCAACGACTTTGCCATCCACGATGTCATAGTCGTATCCTTGCGCGAAGCCATGTTCGAACTCGCTGCCCACTTCCGGATTAGCAAAGTTGTCGAACAGATAATTTTGATACGTGAAGAAAATCTCCGGGTTCGCCATGTCTTTGTTAATCAGTACAACGCCGTTACTTGCACCAGAACCATGCTGGTGGCTCTCACCTGTTGGTCCTGTAGGTAAAGCAATGGCCTTGTACGTGGCACCGTCCACATTTTTCTTCACATCATCAATCGGCCAGTTTGGCATCCAATGTGGTCCCACAATAATGCCTGCTTTACCTGCGGTGAACAATTCTGCTGCCTTGATCTCGTCATAGACGCCTGCTTCTTTGGGCAAGTAACCTTTGGACAGCCAATCTTTCATCGTTGCAAGACCTTCCTTCACACCTGGCTGGATGGAGCCATATTGCAGTGTTCCGTCTCCAGCATCATTCCACTGTCCAGGCATCGTGTTGTACATGCCGAAGATCCAGCCGGATTCCGTCATCCAGGTATTGAGCGCATTTTTCATGCCCACGGTCAGACCATACGTATCTTTCTTACCGTTCCCATCGGGGTCCTGATTCGTAAAAGCATCCATGACCGTAACCAGTTCATCCATGGTTTTTGGTTCTTCCAGTCCCAGCTTTTTCAGCCAGTCTTCCCGAATAAACATGACCGAATCGCCGTTGTAGGCATAATCGAAGATTGGAATGCCATAACGCTCGCCCTCATACATGTACGGATACCATTCCTCCGGCGCCGATTCGGATGCCTGTTTCCATGTGTCCGAAGCATACTTGTCAAACAACTCGCCTGCATTTGCAAACTTGCCCGATTCAATTAATTCCCGGACCAGATTGTAGTCTCCCCGAATGGAGACAATATCCGGCAGTTCTTCGTTAGCGGACAGGGACAAGCGTAATTTCGTGTAAAATGCATCATTGGTCACCGATACGGCCCACGGCGTGGTCAGATCGATGCCAAGTCGCTCCTTGGCCCATTTGGTATGCACATTGTTCTGTGCCGTTTCCCCATTCTTGAACTTCGTGTCATCATTCCAGGCCCGCAAATAACTCATCTGTACCGCCGGTTCATACTTCCCATCTTGCAGAGCAAGTGGTGCAGCGGCTTCCTTCGCCGGTTCTTCCTTGGCCCCCGAACTACATGCCGTTACAGCAACCATCGTGATTGCGAGCAATGCCGTCATCATTTTTCTATACATGAACTAACCCCTCCTCAGGTAACTTGGATACCCTTATGTGCCAAATGCACCTCTGCATGTGGCATTATGCACCTTACATGAAAAGGATAGTGCAGCCGGGGAGGCAAACATATATCACAATTTCAATGTTCATATTGATTTGTTAACCGTTCCGAAAATCCTGCGGGGTCAGTCCATAATGTTTGCGGAACACCTGAATGAAATAAGGCGTGTTATTGTACCCCACTTCCTGACCGACTTCATAGATCTTCATCGCCGTATGCTTCAGCAAATGAACCGCACGTTCCATTCTGGAACGGATAATATAATCACTAATGCCTTCACCTGTGGATTGTTTGTACATTTTCGACAGATATACGGGGTGCAAATGCACCTCTCCGGCAATGACCTGCAACGATAGATCCTCACCCAAATGATGGTCAATCCATTGCTGCACCTGCCGAATCAGCGTTGATCCGGCATCCTGTCCCGCATCGCTTGTACTCTCTTCCCACTGCTGCATCACACTTTTGGTCCACGTTTCCAGACTACGCAGCGAGATACCATAACCATCCTTGAGCAACTGCTGGTATTGCTCGCCAAGCACTTCGGTTAACTGCCTTCCTTCCCGATGAGCCATATAGGAGAATGCTGCCGCCAAATAATGAAAAGCCACATACACATGCTCCGGGAACACACTGTTCGACAGTTCGGTAAAGATCTGATCAATCTTGCGGTGTGCATCTTCCATGCGCCCCGCTTCCAGTAACGTCGTTAGACCCGGTGGTTCATACAGCGCTGCAAGAGACTTCAACGTGGCCCCATTGGTTCCCGCCGCCGCATTCAGATGTAATCCTTTGCCTGCCTCGGCCTGCTTGCGAAGTGCACTCACAGCTTGATGATATAGCTGCGGCACCTGATCTGGGAAACGCCCCATACGACTAACGGACAGGGAAATGGTCGCGTTCAGATACTGCCTCACACTGTGGATCAACCGCTCTCCAAGTCGGCCCATTAACATTTCTGGTTCGGCCTGAGTTTGTTTGGGACTGGCCATGAAGACCAGATCATCATAGGCATCATCCGTATGGCAGAGATGATAGGTACTGCCGTAGATCTCTTCCACCACATTGGAGATGGCGTACTTCATCAATCGAAACGCTTTATGTGTGGGTTGATGGTCATCATACCGGATGAGCAACAGTTGCATTTTATCCTGTGGACGGAACTCAATCTCCAATTGCTCCAGCTTGCCTTGGAGTTCTGCATCCGCAAATTTATGGCCTAACAATACATCCTTCATCAGCTCCGCTCGCTTCTCAGGCAGATGTTCCCTTACCGAATACATGGCCCGCTGATGCAGCATTTGTTTCTCACCCTCCAGGCGAATCTGCACGGCGGCCTGCTGCACGGATTCGATCAGTTCCTCATCTCGAACCGGTTTGAGCAGATAACTAACCGTCCCGTGTTTGAGCGCCTGCTTCGCATAATCGAAGGAAGCATGCCCCGATAAAATAATACATTTGGTCTGTTCCCACTTTTGCCTGATGTGACTGACCAGATCCAGACCGGACAGACCCGGCATGCGGATATCCGTGATAATAATATGGACCTGATGTGATGCCATATGTTCCAAGGCTTCTTTGA
Proteins encoded in this region:
- a CDS encoding DUF6138 family protein, with the translated sequence MSTLYDQAMEEMITTIHEWFDEQEKRDDLESVVKRTTLQMGIFNDIVLDYRPGRTTVDSLDLGLDDDVKSKQAGAFTEEQVRNEIGPKLVEVVQGRLDKLADTPLIDYRFTFRGKFPTTEGKLQLTLLEWINEEKRQLLLERIHTYVDKNLENSTYPTKPLESFFLTSHLLDPKLFPELDVAWTIRLYDGIQELNQGRPDALAEHRGEITRAVTAWAENQFLPQYYDVQSSPYRTNEYSLKPGATLQSNIETQTDQHLDEHGEQQTSESQPIDLLLYAAVMILRFEPSYSKPKGVTFLELAKQLGSRRAARMMTEGSGTYAKDDIHVKTEEVECKANDVFALMTIHIRKEEPGAYRQALTFITHLLKQGFPKGYKIKLKSAVKQYLPIKGLAKSDTHRFFANALEYPELHPLLEEYAREAIQEFEFYEDTEGEKSCMPGSYATFGLGLVDERYFPLVEYYMGEVDDEHQLIQDKFIAAFVEKQGVTAQAIPALVASLRRSTDSLKLKIQPELENEEILELLVRQIQKLEHYEAERVLYPIFGKVEKLTTLARKAEGRRKELLLELLQAAGK
- a CDS encoding extracellular solute-binding protein, whose product is MYRKMMTALLAITMVAVTACSSGAKEEPAKEAAAPLALQDGKYEPAVQMSYLRAWNDDTKFKNGETAQNNVHTKWAKERLGIDLTTPWAVSVTNDAFYTKLRLSLSANEELPDIVSIRGDYNLVRELIESGKFANAGELFDKYASDTWKQASESAPEEWYPYMYEGERYGIPIFDYAYNGDSVMFIREDWLKKLGLEEPKTMDELVTVMDAFTNQDPDGNGKKDTYGLTVGMKNALNTWMTESGWIFGMYNTMPGQWNDAGDGTLQYGSIQPGVKEGLATMKDWLSKGYLPKEAGVYDEIKAAELFTAGKAGIIVGPHWMPNWPIDDVKKNVDGATYKAIALPTGPTGESHQHGSGASNGVVLINKDMANPEIFFTYQNYLFDNFANPEVGSEFEHGFAQGYDYDIVDGKVVGEAEVKDGVSPLKYTITYDGARIPNLMMDTLAELAKGKEPETPFEKNTKIANKPEVFVAAEVVVANKDNAIKNKFTGAPTETMKMKKDAIDKLEKDTFSKIIYGQVGIEEFDAFVTKWKSMGGDDITAEVNEWYKTVN
- a CDS encoding response regulator, whose amino-acid sequence is MMNLMVVDDEHSAVESIAVSIPWREHGIGQVFKAYSVKEALEHMASHQVHIIITDIRMPGLSGLDLVSHIRQKWEQTKCIILSGHASFDYAKQALKHGTVSYLLKPVRDEELIESVQQAAVQIRLEGEKQMLHQRAMYSVREHLPEKRAELMKDVLLGHKFADAELQGKLEQLEIEFRPQDKMQLLLIRYDDHQPTHKAFRLMKYAISNVVEEIYGSTYHLCHTDDAYDDLVFMASPKQTQAEPEMLMGRLGERLIHSVRQYLNATISLSVSRMGRFPDQVPQLYHQAVSALRKQAEAGKGLHLNAAAGTNGATLKSLAALYEPPGLTTLLEAGRMEDAHRKIDQIFTELSNSVFPEHVYVAFHYLAAAFSYMAHREGRQLTEVLGEQYQQLLKDGYGISLRSLETWTKSVMQQWEESTSDAGQDAGSTLIRQVQQWIDHHLGEDLSLQVIAGEVHLHPVYLSKMYKQSTGEGISDYIIRSRMERAVHLLKHTAMKIYEVGQEVGYNNTPYFIQVFRKHYGLTPQDFRNG